CGCGGGCGCCTGCGCGCACGAGGGCCTGAAGCCCGCGCCGTGCGACCTGGGGCGGCTCGCGCGCTTCCCCACGCGAGAACAGGATGGGCTCGTCTACGTCTACCTGGGCGAGGAGGTCGAGCGGGCCCGCGCGGAGCCCTTCCGCGTCCCGTACTGGGGCGAGCGCGGCTGGACCGTCTACTTCATGGTGACGCGCTTCGCGAACGGGGTGACGAACCTGGTGGAGAACTTCATGGACGTGCCGCACACGTCCTTCGTGCACCGGGGCTGGTTCCGGAACCCCACGCGCAAGCGGGTCCCCTCCACGGTGAAGCGCCACGCGGGCCGCGTGCGGATGACCTATCACCAGGAAGAGGACGCGCTCACGGGGCTGGGGCGCCTGTTCAACCCGCGCGGCCTGCCGCTGGTGCACACGGACGAGTTCATCGTCCCCAACGTCACCCGCGTGGACTACCGGTGGGGCGACAGCGGCTTCGCCATCAACTCGCAGTGCACGCCCATCGGGCCCACGGACACGCTCGTGTACACGGCGATCAGCTACCGGCTGCCGGTGGACGTGCCGGGCGCGTGGGTGGGCCGGGCGCTGACGCCGCTGGTGCGCTGGTACACGCGGCAGGTCATCCAGCAGGACGTCGTCATCATGGAGACGCAGCGCCAGGGCCTCATGGATGGCCCCGGAGGCGGCGTGTACTCCGGCACGGAGGCGGACCTGCACCACGCGGACATCGAGGCGTATCGCCGCTGGCTGCGCGAAGGCGCGCGGGGCCCCGGTCCCGAGGACGCGGAGCGCGACGTGGTCTTCTGGGTCTAGGCCGGGCCGACCTGCCCATCCTCCTCCGACGAGGACGAAGGCAGGTTCGCCAGCAAGTACCCGCAGAGGAAGGTCGCCACCAGGAAGGCGCCATGGAGCAGCCCCGGCGTGAGCGGGATGCGCGGCAGGCTGATGTGCTCCTGCAACCACTTCAGCGTCACCGGTGCATTCACGTCATGGCACGCCGCGGCCACGGCCAGGGACACGCCGATTTGCAGGACGATCAGGAACGCGTTCGCGGGGCTGTTCACCCACGCGGCCATGCTCCCCGCCCATCGAAGCACCTGGGGGTACACGGTCTTCCGGAAGAGAGCGCCACACAGGAGGCCCAACAGCAGGGGCCCTGCGATCTCAACCACCGAATCAACCGGACTCATGGCGCGTGACGATGCCCCAGCGCCTCCGGCCAATCAAACACCCCTCACCCCATCCGCCGCAGGCCCGGCAGGTCCTCCGGACGCAGCACCCAGCGGGGCGGCTCCGGCGGCGACGTGCGCGTGCCCACCAGCGTGGCCGGGAAGCCCTCCACCAGCGCGTAGTCCGGGAACACCGCGCGCGCCTTCACCAGGCTGCCGGCGCCCACGTGGCACCCCTTCCCCAGGTGGCTGCCCTCGCAGAGGATGGCGCCGGGCTCCACCACCGTGCCCGCGCCCAGCTGGCACGCGTGCAGCACGCAGCCCGGCCCCACGACTACGCCCTCCTCCAACACCAGCATGGTGTCCGGCAGCAGGTGCAGCACCGTGTTCTCCAGGATCTGCACCCGCGCGCCAATGCGGACCGGGCCGTTCATGTCGCCGGTGATCTTCACCCCCGCGCCAATGATGGCCCCCGCGCCGATGACGACGTCGCCGGACACCTCCGCGGAGGAGAAGAGGGTGGCGGTGGGGTGGACGAAGGGGTGACGGTCGCGGAAGGCGTACAGCTGTCCCATGGGGGCGTCCTCGGCGCGGTCCCGCGCGGAGAAGGAGGTCAGTGGAGGCGCGGAGAGGCTGAGGTCTCCGCCCCGGCGCTGCTGGAGGTGGGCCAGGTCCTCGGTGGAGAGCATCCGCAGCACCTGGCCGGGCCGGCCCAGCACCACGGATTGATCCGGCACCGTCATGCCCGGGGGCAGCACCGCGCCATCCCCCACCAGGCAGCGGTCGCCCAGCGTCACGCCGGGCATGAGGATGGCCCCGGCGCCGATGTCGCACAGCGCCCCCACCCGCGCACCCATCACCAGCGCGCGGGGGGCCAGCACGGTCTTCTCGCCGATGAAGGCGGGCCGCTCAGGGGTGCCCACCACCACCGCGTCCTCGCGCAGCGTGGAGAACGCTCCCAGCGTCACGGAGCCTCCCACCGAGCGCACGACCGCCCCCCGGGAGATGACGGCGCCGGGCCCCACCTGCGTGGTGCCCAGCAGGCGCGCGGATGAGGCCAGCGTGAAATGAGGACCCACCGCGGTGGGCGGGGACGGAGCGGTCGCGGACGAGGGACTCATCGGGATGCAGCAAGCTACTCCTCGCTCCCCCAAGGGCATGTTGTCCCCAGGCACGACGCCGCCGTCCTGCATTCGACGCTCGCCCGCCGGGCGACCGGGGGTGGGTGTGGCACCTCCTGATGTCAGGGGGCGTGGGGAGAGGACGTAGGAAGCCGCGCCAGTGGGCGGCGTCCGCCTCGGCGTTGCTGTAGGAAGTCCCCTCGCATCTGGAGGCTGTACCCCGTGCAAGAGACACCCCTGGTGGACAGGACCGTCGAAACCCCCGCGCCTCCGTCGAAGGGGCCGTGGGCGCTGGTGAAGGAGGCCCTGCACGGCACGGAGCTGGACCTGACGCAGCTGCCCCTCCGGCGCGCCATCTTCCTGCTCGCCGTGCCCATGGTGCTGGAGATGTGCATGGAGTCGGTGTTCGCCGTGGTGGACGTCGCCTTCGTCGGCCGGCTCGGCGCGGAGGCGGTGGCCACGGTGGGCCTCACCGAATCCATCCTCACCCTCATCTACGCGGCCGGCATGGGGCTGAGCATCGGCGCCACGGCGATGGTGGCCCGGCGCATCGGAGAGAAGGACTCGGAGCGGGCGGGGCGCACGGCGGTGCAG
This Corallococcus silvisoli DNA region includes the following protein-coding sequences:
- a CDS encoding aromatic ring-hydroxylating oxygenase subunit alpha, yielding MRQPHDRAPVPAVDLESEADLSRCGALKDFWYVACLSTELPANRPLARTVFGTGLVLFRGPEGVPTALRDRCLHRNARLSKGDVFGGRLGCPYHGWVYDASGAVVEVPALGPPQRGEKLDAGACAHEGLKPAPCDLGRLARFPTREQDGLVYVYLGEEVERARAEPFRVPYWGERGWTVYFMVTRFANGVTNLVENFMDVPHTSFVHRGWFRNPTRKRVPSTVKRHAGRVRMTYHQEEDALTGLGRLFNPRGLPLVHTDEFIVPNVTRVDYRWGDSGFAINSQCTPIGPTDTLVYTAISYRLPVDVPGAWVGRALTPLVRWYTRQVIQQDVVIMETQRQGLMDGPGGGVYSGTEADLHHADIEAYRRWLREGARGPGPEDAERDVVFWV
- a CDS encoding DapH/DapD/GlmU-related protein: MSPSSATAPSPPTAVGPHFTLASSARLLGTTQVGPGAVISRGAVVRSVGGSVTLGAFSTLREDAVVVGTPERPAFIGEKTVLAPRALVMGARVGALCDIGAGAILMPGVTLGDRCLVGDGAVLPPGMTVPDQSVVLGRPGQVLRMLSTEDLAHLQQRRGGDLSLSAPPLTSFSARDRAEDAPMGQLYAFRDRHPFVHPTATLFSSAEVSGDVVIGAGAIIGAGVKITGDMNGPVRIGARVQILENTVLHLLPDTMLVLEEGVVVGPGCVLHACQLGAGTVVEPGAILCEGSHLGKGCHVGAGSLVKARAVFPDYALVEGFPATLVGTRTSPPEPPRWVLRPEDLPGLRRMG